A region from the Sandaracinus amylolyticus genome encodes:
- a CDS encoding carboxypeptidase-like regulatory domain-containing protein, whose protein sequence is MIGQLRPALVPALFVLLAASACAEETNASAYDLSGIVTVERDDGSSAGVGGARVTFTSDTGLVAETTTSDDGRYEMQVLSDVDFGQVRAEKSGFTSSERTVYFDRAERRIDLELREASE, encoded by the coding sequence ATGATCGGACAGCTCCGCCCTGCACTGGTTCCCGCGCTCTTCGTGTTGCTCGCGGCGAGCGCGTGCGCCGAGGAGACGAACGCGAGCGCGTACGATCTCTCGGGGATCGTCACCGTCGAGCGCGACGACGGGTCGTCGGCGGGCGTCGGCGGCGCGCGCGTGACGTTCACCTCGGACACCGGGCTCGTCGCCGAGACCACGACCAGCGACGACGGGCGCTACGAGATGCAGGTGCTGAGCGACGTCGACTTCGGTCAGGTGCGCGCGGAGAAGAGCGGGTTCACGAGCTCGGAGCGCACGGTCTACTTCGATCGCGCCGAGCGCCGGATCGATCTCGAGCTGCGCGAAGCGAGTGAGTGA
- a CDS encoding GTP-binding protein — protein MSFINYLSREINCKIVYYGPGLCGKTTNLQYIYNKTNPEAKGKMISLATETERTLFFDFLPLALGEIRGFKTRFHLYTVPGQVFYDASRKLILKGVDGVVFVADSQIARMEANLESMENLRTNLAEQGYSLDKLPYVVQYNKRDMPSVAPVDELRRLLNPGAVPDFEAVASTGVGVFETLKSVAKLVLTELKRSGG, from the coding sequence ATGTCGTTCATCAACTACCTGTCGCGCGAGATCAACTGCAAGATCGTCTATTACGGACCTGGTCTCTGCGGAAAGACCACGAATCTCCAGTACATCTACAACAAGACGAATCCCGAGGCGAAGGGCAAGATGATCAGCCTCGCCACGGAGACCGAGCGGACTCTGTTCTTCGATTTCCTCCCGCTGGCGCTCGGTGAGATTCGCGGATTCAAGACTCGATTCCACCTCTACACGGTCCCCGGTCAGGTCTTCTACGACGCGAGCCGGAAGTTGATCCTGAAGGGCGTGGACGGAGTGGTGTTCGTCGCCGACTCGCAGATCGCGCGTATGGAGGCGAACCTCGAGTCGATGGAGAACCTGCGAACGAACCTCGCGGAGCAGGGCTATTCGCTCGATAAGCTTCCGTACGTCGTCCAGTACAACAAGCGCGACATGCCGAGCGTCGCGCCGGTCGACGAGCTGCGCAGGCTGCTCAACCCGGGCGCGGTGCCGGACTTCGAGGCGGTCGCGTCGACGGGCGTGGGCGTGTTCGAGACGCTGAAGTCGGTCGCGAAGCTCGTGCTCACCGAGCTCAAGCGCTCCGGCGGGTGA
- a CDS encoding roadblock/LC7 domain-containing protein: MTNPQMVMYEEEFNQIQAIVTRLVKEANARVVFIIDKNGQLIAAAGETEQLDTTSLASLTAGNIAATGGMAKLLRENEFTTQFHEGEKQNIHIQLVGNRVILVVIFDNKTSLGLVRLRVKKASEELNGIFEALLRKVQDPSRETPFAEITDDDIDNLFND; encoded by the coding sequence ATGACGAACCCGCAGATGGTCATGTACGAGGAGGAGTTCAACCAGATCCAGGCGATCGTCACGCGCCTGGTGAAGGAAGCGAACGCCCGCGTCGTGTTCATCATCGACAAGAACGGCCAGCTGATCGCGGCGGCCGGTGAGACCGAGCAGCTCGATACGACCTCTCTCGCCTCGCTCACAGCCGGCAACATCGCCGCGACGGGCGGTATGGCGAAGCTCCTCCGCGAGAACGAGTTCACGACTCAGTTCCACGAGGGCGAGAAGCAGAACATCCACATCCAGCTCGTCGGCAACCGAGTCATCCTCGTCGTCATCTTCGACAACAAGACGAGCCTCGGGCTGGTGCGGCTCCGCGTGAAGAAGGCGAGCGAAGAGCTCAACGGCATCTTCGAGGCACTGCTCCGCAAAGTGCAGGATCCGTCGCGCGAGACTCCGTTCGCAGAGATCACGGACGACGACATCGACAATCTGTTCAACGACTGA